A section of the Kribbella voronezhensis genome encodes:
- a CDS encoding fused MFS/spermidine synthase yields the protein MSETTAAAAEGVARGIGDRLAIALSLLSSASVMVLELVSLRLIAPYLGLTLETNTAVIGVALAAIATGAAFGGKFADAVPPTRSLGPLILFGGAMVLLILPIVRWTGEAVRGGDSNVVFLAVTVALFIPAALLAAVTPMVTKLRLQTLTQTGTVVGRLSAYATVGAIAGTVLTGFVFVAKVPTSVIVLCLGGFLVAGGAALTIYFRGLKAAARPLALALIGTGLTLVAPRPCEVETAYHCARVVADPDRASGRTLYLDQLRHSYVDLADPTYLEFLYIKNFADVIESKWPARQPVDALHVGGGGLTMPRYLTATRPGSRNKVYEIDPGVIEVDKSELGARTGPELDVRIRDGRLGVRSEPDSSRDLVIMDAFGGIAVPWHLTTREIVADIRRVLRPDGIYLANIIDFGPQAFLKAEIRTVAAEFAHVAVIADPDEFTGQAGGNFVLVASQQSLPSAAIRSRLGQRAELLDDPAAVRAFVGDAPLLTDDYAPVDQLLTPYPS from the coding sequence ATGAGTGAGACGACGGCAGCCGCGGCTGAGGGCGTGGCGAGAGGGATCGGCGACAGGCTGGCGATCGCCTTGTCGTTGCTCAGCTCTGCGTCGGTGATGGTGCTCGAACTGGTGTCGCTGCGACTGATCGCGCCCTACCTGGGGCTGACGCTGGAGACCAACACTGCCGTCATCGGGGTCGCGTTGGCCGCGATCGCGACGGGGGCGGCGTTCGGCGGGAAGTTCGCGGATGCCGTGCCGCCGACCCGATCGCTGGGTCCGCTGATTCTCTTCGGCGGCGCGATGGTGCTGCTGATCCTGCCGATCGTGCGCTGGACCGGCGAGGCCGTCCGCGGTGGCGACAGCAATGTGGTGTTCCTGGCGGTGACGGTCGCGCTGTTCATCCCGGCGGCGCTGCTGGCCGCCGTGACACCGATGGTGACCAAACTCAGGCTGCAGACGCTCACCCAGACCGGCACAGTGGTCGGCCGGCTGTCGGCGTACGCGACGGTCGGCGCGATCGCGGGCACTGTGTTGACCGGGTTCGTGTTCGTGGCGAAGGTGCCGACGAGCGTGATCGTGCTCTGCCTCGGCGGCTTCCTGGTTGCGGGCGGCGCGGCGCTCACGATCTACTTCCGCGGATTGAAGGCCGCCGCACGACCACTCGCGCTCGCGCTGATCGGCACCGGTCTGACCCTGGTCGCGCCGCGGCCGTGCGAGGTCGAGACGGCGTACCACTGCGCCCGCGTCGTCGCCGATCCGGATCGGGCCAGCGGACGCACGCTGTATCTGGACCAGTTGAGGCACTCGTACGTCGACCTCGCGGACCCGACGTACCTGGAGTTCCTCTACATCAAGAACTTCGCCGACGTCATCGAGAGCAAGTGGCCGGCCCGGCAACCGGTCGACGCGCTGCACGTCGGTGGCGGTGGTCTCACCATGCCGCGGTACCTGACGGCCACCCGGCCGGGCAGCCGGAACAAGGTGTACGAGATCGATCCGGGCGTGATCGAGGTCGACAAGTCGGAGCTGGGCGCCAGGACCGGCCCCGAACTCGACGTGCGGATCCGCGACGGCCGGCTCGGCGTACGGTCCGAGCCGGACAGCAGTCGCGACCTGGTGATCATGGACGCGTTCGGCGGGATCGCGGTGCCGTGGCATCTGACCACCCGCGAGATCGTGGCCGACATCCGCCGGGTGCTCAGGCCGGACGGGATCTACCTGGCGAACATCATCGACTTCGGTCCCCAGGCCTTTCTCAAGGCGGAGATCCGGACGGTGGCCGCCGAGTTCGCGCACGTCGCCGTGATCGCGGACCCGGACGAGTTCACGGGCCAGGCGGGCGGCAACTTCGTGCTGGTGGCATCCCAGCAGTCGTTGCCGTCGGCGGCGATCCGGTCGCGGCTGGGACAGCGGGCCGAGTTGCTGGACGATCCGGCCGCAGTACGGGCGTTCGTCGGTGACGCGCCGCTGCTGACCGACGACTATGCGCCGGTCGACCAGCTCCTCACGCCGTACCCGAGCTGA
- the pgm gene encoding phosphoglucomutase (alpha-D-glucose-1,6-bisphosphate-dependent), with product MHPRAGQPAQPEDLVDVDALLAAYDGITPDVENPAQKVVFGTSGHRGSSLDGAFNEAHILAITQAVCEYRAGEGTSGPLLVGRDSHGLSEPAWRTVLEVLAGNNVQTLVDSADGLTPTPAVSHAILRLNRGAGAGADGIVITPSHNPPRDGGIKYNPPHGGPADSDATGWIANRANELIAGGNREVRRTPFETARAQAGEYDFLGHYVDDLPSVLNLDAIRSAGVRIGADPLGGASVDYWAAIAERHRLDLTVVNPRVDPAWSFMTLDHDGKIRMDCSSPYAMASLVAQKDRFDVATGNDADSDRHGIVTPDAGLMNPNHYLAAAISYLFGNRQWGPEVAVGKTLVSSSLIDRVVGDLGRRLWEVPVGFKWFVPGLIDGSVGFGGEESAGASFLRFDGTVWTTDKDGILLALLASEITAVTGETPSQAHAKLVEKFGASAYSRVDAPATRDQKAKLSALSADTVTATELAGEPILDRMTSAPGNGAPIGGLKVTTESAWFAARPSGTEDLYKIYGESFKGEDHLAEVFAEAREVVSQALS from the coding sequence ATGCACCCACGCGCAGGCCAGCCCGCTCAGCCCGAGGATCTCGTCGACGTCGACGCGCTGCTCGCCGCCTACGACGGGATCACGCCGGACGTCGAGAACCCCGCTCAGAAGGTCGTCTTCGGTACGTCGGGCCACCGCGGCTCGAGTCTCGACGGAGCCTTCAACGAGGCGCACATCCTGGCGATCACCCAGGCAGTCTGTGAGTACAGGGCCGGCGAGGGGACGTCCGGGCCGCTGCTGGTCGGCCGGGACAGCCATGGCTTGTCCGAGCCCGCCTGGCGGACCGTGCTCGAGGTGCTGGCAGGCAACAACGTCCAGACACTGGTGGACAGCGCCGACGGGCTGACCCCGACGCCCGCCGTGTCGCACGCGATCCTGCGGCTCAACCGCGGCGCAGGCGCCGGCGCGGACGGCATCGTCATCACGCCGAGCCACAACCCGCCGCGCGACGGCGGCATCAAGTACAACCCGCCGCACGGAGGTCCGGCCGATTCGGACGCGACCGGCTGGATCGCGAACCGGGCCAACGAGCTGATCGCGGGCGGCAACCGCGAAGTACGCCGTACGCCGTTCGAGACGGCCCGGGCGCAGGCAGGGGAGTACGACTTCCTCGGTCACTATGTCGATGATCTGCCATCCGTGCTCAACCTCGACGCGATCCGGAGCGCTGGAGTCCGGATCGGCGCCGACCCGCTGGGAGGCGCGAGTGTCGACTACTGGGCGGCGATCGCCGAGCGGCACCGCCTCGACCTGACCGTGGTGAACCCGCGGGTCGACCCGGCCTGGTCGTTCATGACGCTCGATCACGACGGCAAGATCCGGATGGACTGCTCGTCGCCGTACGCGATGGCGTCGCTGGTCGCGCAGAAGGACCGGTTCGACGTGGCCACGGGCAACGACGCCGACTCGGACCGGCACGGCATCGTGACGCCGGATGCGGGCCTGATGAACCCGAACCACTACCTGGCCGCCGCGATCTCCTACCTGTTCGGGAACCGGCAGTGGGGTCCGGAGGTGGCGGTCGGCAAGACGCTCGTGTCGTCCTCGCTGATCGACCGGGTCGTCGGCGATCTCGGCCGTCGGCTGTGGGAGGTGCCGGTCGGGTTCAAGTGGTTCGTGCCAGGGCTCATCGACGGGTCGGTCGGCTTCGGCGGCGAGGAGTCGGCCGGGGCGAGCTTCCTGCGCTTCGACGGCACGGTGTGGACCACGGACAAGGACGGCATCCTGCTCGCGCTGCTGGCCAGCGAGATCACCGCGGTGACCGGCGAGACCCCGTCGCAGGCGCACGCGAAACTGGTGGAGAAGTTCGGCGCCTCGGCGTACTCGCGGGTCGATGCGCCCGCCACGCGCGACCAGAAAGCCAAGCTTTCGGCGCTCTCCGCGGATACGGTCACGGCGACCGAACTGGCCGGCGAGCCGATCCTGGACCGGATGACGAGCGCTCCCGGCAACGGCGCGCCTATCGGTGGGCTGAAGGTGACGACCGAGTCGGCGTGGTTCGCCGCCCGGCCGTCCGGCACCGAGGATCTCTACAAGATCTACGGCGAGTCGTTCAAGGGTGAGGACCACCTCGCCGAGGTCTTCGCCGAAGCCCGCGAGGTCGTCTCCCAAGCACTGTCCTGA
- a CDS encoding TetR/AcrR family transcriptional regulator C-terminal domain-containing protein, translating to MSAVIWDRPEPAKRPAPSPLSRESIVQAAIRLADAEGLEAVSVRKVAAELDAGPMRLYGYLSTKDDLLDLMVDTAYGEILLPESSGQDWRSTLRALAHGIRQVALRHEWFADLLGRRPHLGPHALAYLEASLAALDRADEFENIDAVSRAVRTLNAYLIGALRAEVAERRAERSTGLDKDSWRRKAGPYLTRTLASGDFPTVAKFVHDASRETPDSAFDEGLNQLLDGITPGRAG from the coding sequence ATGTCCGCGGTGATCTGGGACCGGCCCGAGCCCGCCAAGCGGCCGGCGCCGAGCCCGTTGAGCAGGGAGTCGATCGTGCAGGCGGCGATCCGGCTGGCCGACGCCGAAGGACTCGAAGCGGTGTCCGTGCGCAAGGTCGCCGCGGAACTGGATGCCGGCCCGATGCGGCTCTACGGCTACCTGTCGACCAAGGACGACCTGCTCGACCTGATGGTCGACACGGCGTACGGCGAGATCTTGCTGCCGGAATCGAGCGGCCAGGACTGGCGCTCGACCTTGCGAGCACTCGCGCACGGCATCAGGCAGGTCGCGCTGCGGCACGAATGGTTCGCCGATCTCCTGGGCCGCCGGCCGCACCTGGGGCCGCACGCTCTCGCGTACCTGGAAGCGTCTTTGGCCGCGCTTGACCGAGCTGACGAATTCGAGAACATCGACGCCGTCAGCCGCGCGGTCCGTACTTTGAACGCGTATCTGATCGGAGCGCTCAGGGCCGAGGTCGCCGAGCGGCGAGCGGAGCGGTCGACCGGTCTCGACAAGGACTCCTGGCGACGCAAGGCGGGGCCGTACCTGACCCGCACCCTGGCGTCAGGCGACTTCCCGACCGTCGCCAAGTTCGTCCACGACGCCAGTCGGGAGACACCGGACAGCGCCTTCGACGAAGGCCTGAACCAACTCCTCGACGGCATCACCCCTGGCCGCGCCGGCTGA
- a CDS encoding FAD-dependent oxidoreductase, protein MKIAIVGGGVGGLTLARVLAVHGIEVVVYEREASRSARAQGGMLDLHVETGQRALRIAGLESEFLAIARREGQDMRLLDPAGKILHQEDTPDDAPMARPELDRSDLRAILLDSLPEETIQWGHALSNAEPAERAERAERAEAGERGEAGERGERAERGEQGGYRLRFTNGATAECDLLVGADGANSVVRPLLTDARPAHMGVNSVELGIPDADNTHPELAAMVGRGNYWALGDGQHLAAQRNGDGRIRVYLSFHGPEDWLETCGIPFGEPEKARAALADLFRDWHPQYRELIEACDDTVVPRALSALPIGLSWSAVPGVTLIGDAAHLMPPAGEGANLAMLDAAELALGLAADPANAVRTYELEMFERSAAAAKQSAEVHKLVMAGADALLKFFTRTT, encoded by the coding sequence ATGAAGATCGCCATCGTCGGTGGGGGAGTCGGCGGTTTGACGCTGGCCCGCGTCCTCGCCGTGCACGGGATCGAAGTAGTCGTCTACGAGCGTGAAGCCTCTCGCTCGGCCCGCGCCCAGGGAGGCATGCTCGATCTCCACGTCGAAACCGGCCAGCGGGCGCTGAGGATCGCCGGTTTGGAGAGCGAGTTCCTGGCGATCGCCCGCCGGGAAGGCCAGGACATGCGCCTGCTCGATCCGGCCGGCAAGATCCTGCACCAGGAAGACACTCCGGACGATGCGCCGATGGCTCGTCCCGAGCTGGATCGCAGTGATCTGCGAGCCATCCTCCTGGACTCGCTCCCCGAGGAGACCATCCAGTGGGGCCACGCCCTGAGCAACGCCGAGCCGGCCGAGCGCGCCGAGCGGGCCGAGCGGGCCGAGGCGGGTGAGCGGGGCGAGGCGGGTGAGCGGGGCGAGCGGGCCGAGCGGGGCGAGCAAGGCGGCTACCGACTGCGGTTCACCAATGGCGCCACTGCCGAGTGTGACCTGCTGGTTGGCGCTGACGGCGCGAATTCAGTCGTTCGGCCTCTTCTGACCGACGCCCGCCCCGCGCATATGGGCGTCAATTCCGTGGAGCTCGGCATCCCTGACGCCGACAACACGCATCCGGAACTGGCGGCCATGGTCGGCCGCGGTAACTACTGGGCGCTCGGCGACGGGCAGCATCTGGCGGCACAGCGCAACGGCGACGGGCGGATCCGGGTTTACCTGTCGTTCCACGGTCCAGAGGACTGGCTTGAGACCTGCGGGATCCCGTTCGGCGAGCCGGAAAAGGCTCGGGCGGCCCTCGCGGACCTCTTCCGCGACTGGCATCCGCAGTACAGGGAGCTGATCGAGGCCTGCGATGACACGGTTGTCCCGAGGGCGCTCAGCGCCTTGCCGATCGGCCTGAGCTGGTCGGCCGTGCCGGGCGTCACCCTGATCGGGGATGCCGCTCACCTGATGCCGCCGGCGGGAGAAGGCGCGAACCTGGCGATGCTCGACGCCGCCGAACTGGCCTTGGGGCTGGCGGCGGATCCGGCAAACGCCGTACGGACTTATGAGCTGGAGATGTTCGAGCGGAGTGCTGCCGCGGCGAAGCAGTCCGCTGAGGTTCACAAACTCGTGATGGCCGGCGCTGACGCTCTGCTGAAGTTCTTCACCCGGACTACCTGA
- a CDS encoding DUF3037 domain-containing protein, with protein MNLVPFDYVILRAAPRIQRGEFVNVGAVLYCRALDFLGAAWDVEPARLKALDPAVDVDVVCASLEHIRAICAGDPDGGPAATTRIGERFRWLAAPRSTVVHPSPIHSGLTSDPTADLDRLVDAFVR; from the coding sequence ATGAACCTCGTCCCCTTCGACTACGTCATCCTCCGGGCCGCCCCGCGGATCCAGCGAGGCGAGTTCGTCAACGTCGGCGCGGTGCTCTACTGCCGGGCATTGGACTTCCTCGGCGCCGCCTGGGACGTGGAACCCGCACGGCTGAAGGCGTTGGACCCCGCGGTCGATGTCGACGTGGTGTGCGCGTCGCTGGAGCACATCCGCGCGATCTGCGCCGGCGATCCCGACGGCGGGCCGGCGGCGACCACGCGGATCGGCGAGCGATTCCGCTGGCTTGCGGCACCCCGCAGTACGGTCGTGCACCCCAGCCCCATCCACAGCGGCCTCACCAGCGACCCCACCGCCGACCTCGACCGCTTGGTCGACGCCTTCGTCAGGTAG
- a CDS encoding HipA family kinase — protein sequence MSLPIITATRYVLPLREGGSLPGVVEGNDLGTYVLKFHGAGQGPKALVAEVVVGELFRRLGLRVPELKLMELDPAIGKSEPDEEIQDLLIRSAGLNLAVDFLPGSFGYDGSSGKPDDATQARILWLDAFVANVDRSWRNTNLLVWHKNLWLIDHGAALYFHHSWMSAEKFTGLPYDATDHVFRDVAPAVPDIDSQLAAEITPELLTEVIGLVPDEWIAPGDRERYLDHLTARLADRSAWLPGGAR from the coding sequence GTGAGTCTGCCGATCATCACCGCCACCCGGTACGTGTTGCCGCTGCGCGAAGGCGGTTCACTGCCTGGTGTTGTCGAAGGCAACGATCTCGGCACGTACGTACTCAAGTTCCACGGCGCGGGCCAGGGTCCGAAGGCGCTGGTCGCCGAGGTTGTGGTCGGTGAATTGTTCCGCCGGCTCGGCCTGCGGGTGCCCGAGCTGAAGCTGATGGAACTCGACCCGGCGATCGGCAAGTCCGAGCCCGACGAGGAGATCCAGGACCTGCTGATCCGCAGCGCCGGGCTCAACCTCGCCGTCGACTTCCTGCCCGGCTCGTTCGGGTACGACGGTTCCAGTGGCAAGCCGGACGACGCCACCCAGGCGCGGATCCTGTGGCTGGACGCGTTCGTGGCGAACGTCGACCGGTCCTGGCGCAACACGAACCTGCTCGTCTGGCACAAGAACCTCTGGCTGATCGACCACGGAGCCGCGTTGTACTTCCACCACTCCTGGATGTCCGCGGAGAAGTTCACCGGGCTTCCGTACGACGCCACCGACCATGTCTTCCGCGACGTCGCCCCGGCCGTGCCGGACATCGACTCGCAACTGGCCGCTGAGATCACCCCGGAGTTGTTGACCGAGGTGATCGGTCTCGTGCCCGACGAGTGGATCGCACCTGGTGACCGGGAGCGGTACCTCGACCATCTGACCGCGCGGCTGGCCGACCGGTCCGCGTGGCTGCCGGGTGGTGCGCGATGA